The Christiangramia forsetii KT0803 DNA segment TGAGTGCATAACCTTTCAATTGATAATGAGGCAATACAGTTAAAGCGGATAGTGCCATTTCAGTATATGCATTCATATCTTCTTTTTTTATCTTTCTTGAAGCCATGGCCTGGCCACAAACAAAAACTGTTACCCCGTTTTCTTTCAAAAGCTTCAATAATTCCATATTAGGGTTCTGTGTTTTAAATTGCTTTTTGTATTCTTCATGGGATAGGATAGCATAAGTCGCCTCTCCATGTAATATTGCCACAATATCTATCTTTTCATTAGCTACATTTCCGGCTTTTAATAAATTGAGCGTTCGCGCGATTTTCCATAATCCTGCATTCACACCTTCTTTCTCTTTTTCACTATCAATATTAAAAATCATTTTATAAGTGAGGGAGGTATCCGGTAGTTCAGCGGTATCGTCAAAATATTTTATTTTTCCGTAGCCATCTATAGTTGGTGTTTGCCATTCTTGAGCATTCATTTGAAAACTGATTGTAAGTATGAGTAAATATTTTAATAGATTTTTCATCAAAGTAGTTTTTGCAAAAGTGATTATTTTATGATAGTAACTTCTCCCATATTTTTGGGAATATCGATTTTAGTCATCTTTCTGAATTCATCTATTATAAATTCAGTAAGGACAATATTAGTTTTCTGAATATTCGTCCCCTTGGCAAATTCAACATAATTATGAATTCCGTTCAACATAC contains these protein-coding regions:
- a CDS encoding DsrE family protein; amino-acid sequence: MKNLLKYLLILTISFQMNAQEWQTPTIDGYGKIKYFDDTAELPDTSLTYKMIFNIDSEKEKEGVNAGLWKIARTLNLLKAGNVANEKIDIVAILHGEATYAILSHEEYKKQFKTQNPNMELLKLLKENGVTVFVCGQAMASRKIKKEDMNAYTEMALSALTVLPHYQLKGYALIP